One stretch of Methanococcus voltae PS DNA includes these proteins:
- a CDS encoding sulfide-dependent adenosine diphosphate thiazole synthase: protein MQRLKAEEKLVTKSILKSTFEMWMDMVDVDVVIVGAGPSGLTAGKYLANAGLKVVILERHLSFGGGTWGGGMGFPNIVVEKPADEILREAGINLKPVNIGDNPEIEADLFTADSVEVPAKLGVAAIDAGAKILTSIVVEDLILKEGKVSGVVIQSYAIEKAGLHVDPITISAKCVIDATGHDASVVHTLARKNKDLNMVVPGEKSMWADVGENTLVENTKEIFPNFYTCGMASNAYHGGYRMGAIFGGMYLSGKKVAELIIDKLNNE from the coding sequence ATGCAAAGATTGAAGGCTGAAGAGAAATTAGTTACAAAATCCATTTTAAAATCTACATTTGAAATGTGGATGGATATGGTAGATGTCGATGTCGTAATCGTAGGGGCTGGACCAAGTGGTTTAACCGCAGGTAAATATTTAGCAAATGCTGGCTTAAAAGTTGTTATTTTAGAAAGACACTTATCATTTGGTGGCGGAACATGGGGCGGAGGGATGGGCTTCCCTAACATTGTAGTCGAGAAACCAGCTGATGAAATATTAAGGGAAGCAGGTATTAACTTAAAACCTGTAAATATTGGCGATAATCCAGAAATAGAAGCGGATTTATTCACCGCTGATTCCGTGGAAGTCCCTGCAAAATTGGGTGTAGCAGCGATTGACGCAGGAGCTAAGATATTAACAAGTATTGTCGTAGAAGACCTTATTTTAAAAGAAGGAAAGGTTTCAGGTGTAGTTATTCAATCTTACGCAATCGAAAAGGCAGGTTTACACGTCGACCCGATAACAATCAGTGCAAAATGTGTTATTGATGCTACAGGACACGACGCTTCAGTTGTACACACACTCGCAAGGAAAAATAAAGACTTAAACATGGTAGTTCCTGGCGAAAAGTCAATGTGGGCAGACGTTGGAGAAAATACGCTCGTAGAAAATACAAAAGAGATATTCCCTAACTTTTACACCTGTGGAATGGCTTCAAACGCTTATCACGGCGGTTATAGAATGGGTGCAATCTTTGGTGGTATGTACCTTTCAGGAAAAAAAGTTGCAGAATTAATCATTGATAAATTAAACAATGAGTAA